A single window of Anopheles moucheti chromosome 2, idAnoMoucSN_F20_07, whole genome shotgun sequence DNA harbors:
- the LOC128299050 gene encoding uncharacterized protein LOC128299050, with amino-acid sequence MDFVCPVSVFLPARKAPSKGNPDRVLARSKSLDQPIARNAETGDGKASKSDRKSSTGSGAKSGPSSSGSSKKKPDPKVEMAVEKRKRDSVFTLFPSVQWKPTVEENVQLPVQYCDWMEPFSCEGRFTARYDLLPMELILKIFKQINASDRLAASETCRRWFEAAHYYEPFQRRMYFNFDRIEFNDEDGPIKYFSNPMRTYPYLTFTFVEFTKHSDFWLNNGMYIRELTLRCCLIRKKKFITIMKNLPMLERLELMQCDELFKHWTLDYSTDEPMFPFTLPHLKHLSLAACDYYNEYHFERFIEAAPALESIDVSNCFINLYLARRMTMISRVMRLVSKNRNIMRALNISDIPCFDDVAWHLLAEMNGLYLTHFTVTYTDRIPLKEPGILKFFSVQTRLTHLDLTSSIGVNDVCLQLIVESCPLLQVLKLRRCWLLSDEGVQDLHTLQHLRVLDVSSCERISDYGMRVGIIGKRPRLVDEVYFSLLNTLSDYTMYYLVLMFKNLQVLDLDSNATITDTSLQYLCCYSQELRNLNLQSCAKLVVQIFKYLTPSDRRSACFVCSRWYEASKYCRFAEQMVLHLVGVDFDDFKPPVMNLILADRKYPLIKLSRVKLNVQSKFWQNYGPFVREITFEKCMIWRERVISLFKHMPNLRVARFVECDLLRDDLFRTWKFFDNGLYTIDFPRVEALSLAKNNFSQLQFESMVEMMPNLTRVDFSNCFRQVETGRKMFLLSCIQKFIVRRQYVLRSVNISGIPVDDIFLRGLADAAGLLLDELSLTYLEKMPAREPAIIDLFRRQTNLRFLDVTSSTGITDFCVEQIVRHIAGLRVLVMTGCWGISDYGIKQIFKLQHLETLNLSNCIRMSKHGIIDGAAFSNRAILKELHLELLDTLDEECVVKIGANFPNLTVLNIGGSSTCMTDWSAQYIFCNLVNLEHLNIERSTKLTDAGFTGIDLPEKTFSIWDVEETFAIDRLKKLRVLKVSGCYRMTDFALRYGFRFTELKELSLSRCHQISEAGIERLVSSCPALEYLDLSECPNINDNCVKMIAIQLKRISTLKLANCPLLTEHCLEYLVACCKNLKYLYVRGCFKLPPDIAERLAKIPTMRQVYKS; translated from the exons ATGGATTTTGTGTGCCCTGTGAGTGTGTTCCTGCCCGCGCGTAAAGCCCCTTCGAAGGGCAACCCGGACAGGGTGCTTGCTCGATCAAAATCACTCGATCAACCGATTGCGAGGAACGCTGAGACGGGCGATGGAAAAGCGAGCAAGAGTGATCGAAAATCCAGCACTGGCAGTGGCGCAAAATCGGGCCCTTCGTCCTCCGGGTCGTCCAAAAAGAAGCCCGATCCAAAGGTGGAAATGGCGGTGGAAAAGCGTAAAAGGGATAGTGTTTTCACGCTCTTTCCGAGCGTGCAGTGGAAACCGACGGTGGAGGAGAACGTGCAGCTGCCGGTGCAGTACTGCGACTGGATGGAACCGTTCAGCTGCGAGGGTCGGTTTACCGCACGGTACGACCTGCTGCCAATGGAGTTGATACTGAAGATTTTCAAACAGATCAACGCGAGCGATCGGCTGGCGGCGAGCGAAACCTGCCGTCGATGGTTCGAGGCCGCACACTACTACGAACCGTTCCAGCGCCGGATGTACTTTAACTTCGATCGGATCGAGTTTAACGATGAGGATGGGCCGATCAAATATTTCTCCAACCCGATGCGAACCTACCCGTACCTGACGTTCACGTTCGTGGAGTTTACCAAGCACAGTGACTTTTGGCTGAATAATGGGATGTACATACGCGAGCTGACGTTGCGGTGTTGCTTGATAAGGAAGAAGAAATTCATCACGATCATGAAGAATTTGCCGATGCTCGAGCGGCTTGAGCTGATGCAGTGCGACGAGCTGTTCAAGCACTGGACGCTCGACTACAGCACGGATGAACCGATGTTCCCTTTCACGCTGCCCCATCTGAAGCATCTTTCGCTGGCGGCGTGCGACTACTACAACGAGTATCATTTTGAGCGATTTATTGAAGCCGCCCCGGCCCTGGAGTCGATCGATGTGTCGAACTGCTTCATCAATCTGTACCTTGCGCGCCGCATGACCATGATATCGCGCGTGATGCGCTTGGTCAGCAAAAACCGTAACATTATGAGGGCCCTGAACATCAGCGACATTCCCTGCTTCGATGACGTCGCGTGGCATCTGCTGGCGGAGATGAATGGGCTGTACCTGACGCACTTCACCGTGACGTACACCGACCGCATACCGCTGAAGGAGCCGGgaattttgaagtttttcaGCGTACAAACGCGCCTCACCCATCTCGATCTGACCTCGTCGATCGGTGTGAACGATGTGTGCCTGCAGCTGATCGTGGAGAGCTGCCCGCTGCTGCAGGTGTTGAAGTTGCGCCGGTGCTGGTTACTCTCGGACGAAGGTGTGCAAGATCTGCACACCTTGCAGCATCTCCGGGTGCTGGACGTGTCGAGCTGCGAGCGGATCTCCGACTATGGCATGCGTGTGGGCATTATTGGGAAGCGTCCACGCCTGGTGGACGAGGTGTACTTTTCACTGCTGAACACGCTCAGTGACTACACGATGTACTATCTGGTGCTGATGTTCAAAAACCTGCAAGTACTCGATCTGGATAGCAATGCGACCATTACGGACACCTCGCTACAGTATCTGTGCTGCTACTCGCAGGAACTCCGCAACTTGAATCTCCAGTCCTGTGCCAAG CTGGTTGTACAGATCTTTAAGTATCTCACCCCAAGTGATCGACGATCGGCATGTTTCGTGTGCAGCCGTTGGTACGAAGCGTCCAAGTACTGCCGGTTCGCTGAGCAGATGGTGCTGCATCTGGTCGGTGTAGATTTCGATGACTTCAAACCACCGGTGATGAATCTCATCCTTGCCGATCGGAAATACCCGCTGATCAAGCTGTCCCGGGTGAAGCTGAACGTGCAGAGCAAGTTCTGGCAGAACTATGGACCGTTCGTGCGCGAGATCACGTTCGAGAAGTGCATGATCTGGAGGGAGCGCGTGATCTCGCTCTTCAAGCACATGCCCAATCTGCGCGTGGCACGGTTTGTGGAGTGCGATCTGCTGCGGGACGATCTGTTCCGCACGTGGAAGTTCTTCGACAACGGGCTGTACACGATCGATTTTCCGCGCGTGGAGGCACTCTCGCTGGCGAAGAACAACTTCAGCCAGCTACAGTTCGAATCGATGGTGGAAATGATGCCGAACCTGACGCGGGTTGACTTTTCCAACTGCTTCCGGCAGGTGGAAACCGGTCGGAAGATGTTCCTGCTGAGCTGCATCCAGAAGTTCATCGTGCGCAGACAGTACGTGCTGCGTTCGGTTAATATCAGCGGCATTCCAGTGGATGACATTTTTCTCCGAGGGCTGGCAGACGCAGCGGGTTTGCTGTTGGACGAGCTAAGCCTTACCTACCTCGAGAAGATGCCTGCCCGGGAACCGGCCATCATCGATCTATTCCGAAGGCAGACGAATCTTCGCTTTCTGGACGTGACCAGCTCGACGGGCATAACGGACTTCTGTGTGGAGCAGATCGTGCGCCACATAGCCGGGCTACGGGTGCTCGTCATGACCGGTTGCTGGGGCATCTCGGACTACGGCATCAAGCAAATCTTTAAACTCCAGCACCTGGAAACCCTCAACCTTTCCAACTGCATTCGGATGTCTAAGCACGGCATCATCGATGGGGCAGCGTTCAGCAATCGGGCGATCTTGAAGGAACTCCACCTGGAGCTGCTGGACACACTGGACGAGGAGTGTGTGGTGAAGATTGGTGCAAACTTTCCCAACCTCACCGTGTTGAACATCGGTGGCTCGTCGACCTGCATGACCGACTGGTCCGCGCAGTACATCTTCTGCAATCTTGTTAATCTGGAGCATTTAAACATTGAACGTAGCACGAAG CTGACGGATGCTGGCTTTACCGGGATCGATCTGCCCGAGAAAACGTTCTCAATCTGGGACGTGGAGGAAACGTTCGCGATCGATCGTTTGAAGAAGCTGCGCGTACTGAAGGTGTCCGGTTGCTATCGCATGACAGATTTTGCGCTACGTTATGGATTCCGGTTTACCGAGCTGAAGGAACTTAGCCTATCGCGGTGTCACCAG ATTTCCGAGGCCGGCATTGAGCGGTTGGTATCGTCGTGCCCGGCGCTAGAGTATCTGGATCTCAGCGAGTGTCCCAACATCAACGATAACTGTGTGAAGATGATCGCCATACAGCTGAAACGCATCAGCACGCTTAAGTTAGCCAACTGCCCGCTGCTGACGGAACACTGTCTGGAGTATTTGGTGGCGTGTTGCAAAAATTTAAAG TATCTGTACGTGAGAGGGTGCTTCAAGCTGCCGCCAGACATTGCAGAACGCTTAGCGAAAATACCCACCATGCGGCAGGTTTACAAATCATag
- the LOC128298630 gene encoding dynein regulatory complex subunit 6-like, which yields MALARLVERIERTLYVHYEDSFVYFFEPNFEALPPELLIKLFQYLNPSDRSAAALVCRSWYDAFRYIKFQRAVRLHIHDIEFVDNGHPLKGLMTSFRYFTDVCITKVVFGNKSEFWSEFGYGIEELTFDNCVIWKHKLASILKYMPRLRRLNIFNCPDLFKTWKLIENTTVTWNLVMPQLRHISLARNNRFLEHHFDYLVQLAPNLDSIDVSECFSSIEARQRVLMLNHILEFVRTTRTRLRHLFLRGTPIDNVFLRGLADVRDLSLRSLGLMVCEKIPTNEPGIIDLLRAQSALTHLDLSKSLALNDYALIQISQSIPQLETLILNRCWMITDYGITAIKSLVRLRHIDLTNCERITDAGLVGGLFTHNRRNVRKLYLGLLTNMSDAALTKVSFEFCDLAVLDLGGCSNSINDLSIQYIFYHMTKLQELNLDCCAKVSDAGITGVNLEEKAFAIWDIELCFSIADLVGLRSLKLSGCYKITDYSFERCFNFRELKELSLARLLQITERGLNRLVLGCPSLEVVDLSECRTITDRCIEIITKCEPRLTTLKLQNCSLITDKSIKYIVENCRVLRVLNIRGCIKISSYAESKLSAVKSLRHLHGTTPEVI from the exons ATGGCATTGGCTCGTCTGGTGGAGCGAATCGAGCGAACGCTGTACGTGCACTATGAGGACAGCTTCGTGTACTTCTTTGAGCCTAACTTTGAAGCATTACCACCGGAG CTACTGATCAAACTGTTCCAGTATCTGAATCCCAGCGATCGAAGTGCGGCGGCACTTGTCTGTCGGTCCTGGTACGATGCGTTCCGGTACATCAAGTTTCAGCGCGCAGTACGCCTTCACATCCACGACATTGAGTTCGTGGACAATGGACATCCACTGAAGGGTCTGATGACGTCCTTCCGCTACTTTACGGACGTGTGCATCACCAAGGTAGTGTTCGGAAACAAGAGCGAGTTCTGGAGCGAGTTCGGCTATGGAATTGAGGAGCTCACGTTCGACAACTGCGTCATCTGGAAGCACAAGCTGGCATCGATCCTGAAGTACATGCCGCGGTTGCGTCGTCTCAATATCTTCAACTGTCCGGATCTGTTCAAAACCTGGAAGCTGATCGAAAACACGACGGTCACTTGGAATCTGGTGATGCCGCAGCTCAGGCACATCAGTCTCGCCCGAAACAACCGATTCCTGGAGCATCATTTCGATTATCTGGTGCAGCTCGCACCTAATCTCGACTCGATCGATGTGTCCGAATGCTTCAGCAGCATCGAAGCCCGCCAGCGTGTGCTAATGCTCAACCACATTCTCGAGTTTGTTCGCACAACGCGGACCCGATTGCGACATCTCTTTCTCCGTGGTACACCGATCGACAACGTATTTTTGCGTGGACTGGCCGATGTTCGCGATCTGTCCCTCCGTAGTTTGGGACTGATGGTTTGCGAGAAGATTCCCACCAACGAACCGGGTATTATCGATCTCCTGCGAGCACAGTCTGCCCTCACACATCTCGATCTATCGAAGTCGCTTGCGTTGAACGATTACGCGCTGATACAGATCTCCCAATCGATTCCACAGCTCGAAACGCTCATCCTCAACCGGTGCTGGATGATCACCGACTATGGCATCACGGCGATCAAGAGCCTCGTCCGGCTGCGTCACATCGATCTGACAAACTGTGAGCGCATTACCGATGCCGGGCTGGTGGGCGGTCTGTTCACACATAATCGCCGAAACGTGCGCAAACTGTATCTCGGGCTGCTGACCAACATGAGCGATGCGGCGCTCACGAAGGTGTCGTTCGAGTTCTGTGACCTGGCGGTGCTTGATCTGGGCGGATGCTCAAACAGTATCAACGATCTGTCGATACAGTACATCTTCTACCACATGACGAAGCTGCAGGAGCTAAATTTAGACTGCTGTGCGAAG GTGTCAGATGCCGGTATTACGGGTGTTAACCTAGAGGAGAAAGCATTCGCCATTTGGGATATTGAGCTGTGCTTCTCGATAGCCGATCTAGTCGGTTTAAGATCGTTAAAACTATCCGGCTGCTACAAAATAACTGACTACTCCTTCGAGCGGTGTTTCAACTTCAGGGAACTGAAAGAGCTCAGTCTCGCACGCCTGCTGCAGATCACCGAGCGAGGACTCAACCGGCTCGTGCTCGGATGCCCATCGCTCGAGGTGGTCGATCTCAGCGAGTGTCGCACGATCACGGATCGCTGCATCGAGATCATCACCAAATGTGAGCCCCGTCTTACCACACTGAAGCTTCAGAACTGTTCGTTGATCACGGACAAGTCGATCAAGTACATCGTCGAGAACTGCCGGGTACTGCGTGTGCTGAACATTCGTGGATGCATTAAAATATCGTCCTACGCAGAGTCGAAGCTGTCCGCAGTGAAATCGTTGCGACATCTGCACGGAACCACACCGGAAGTTATTTAG